The following proteins come from a genomic window of Pichia kudriavzevii chromosome 1, complete sequence:
- a CDS encoding uncharacterized protein (PKUD0A02560; similar to Saccharomyces cerevisiae YER012W (PRE1); ancestral locus Anc_7.162) — protein MDIILGIRLKDCTLLATSKAFTRGISVLKATDDKTCDLNTHNVIGYTGESGDTTQFAEYIKGNVQLFGLREGYDMEPQEIASFIRHELATSLRSRKPYQVNLIHAGTTSKGEGFLSMIDYIGTRCDLPYVAHGYAAFYTMSLLDHHYREDITFDEGLKLIKLCEQELNMRMPIEFKGLNVKCVSKDGIRIVDY, from the coding sequence atgGACATTATATTAGGAATTCGTCTTAAAGATTGTACGTTATTGGCGACATCAAAAGCTTTCACACGAGGAATCTCTGTTTTGAAGGCCACCGATGACAAAACATGTGATTTAAACACTCACAACGTTATTGGATACACTGGAGAATCTGGTGATACTACTCAATTTGCAGAATATATCAAAGGCAATGTGCAATTGTTTGGGCTCCGTGAAGGTTACGACATGGAACCACAGGAGATTGCGTCCTTTATAAGACACGAGCTGGCAACTTCTCTAAGATCAAGAAAGCCATACCAGGTGAACCTTATACACGCTGGAACTACCTCTAAAGGTGAAGGTTTTCTGAGCATGATTGACTACATTGGAACCAGATGTGACTTGCCATATGTTGCCCACGGATATGCCGCATTTTACACAATGTCGTTGTTGGACCATCACTATCGGGAGGATATCACATTCGATGAGGGcctgaaattgataaagtTATGCGAGCAAGAGTTGAACATGAGAATGCCAATTGAATTTAAAGGGTTGAATGTTAAGTGTGTAAGCAAAGATGGAATTCGTATAGTTGACTATTAG
- a CDS encoding uncharacterized protein (PKUD0A02570; similar to Saccharomyces cerevisiae YFR039C (YFR039C) and YGL228W (SHE10); ancestral locus Anc_3.546) produces MNIFCVFRSLLILFTGMFVLKHIHRSCPVSEEFTGKFTTDPVCYSAHQIHHFSEPVLLFVYKNYESSPIKAVVDDSLVKLSPYTIPARNTWNKVHEDLAEFRQTHEGYIVEQTYETANKVITVTTDFINNVVIPHSAKVVHSIYQSSKIILRQIQLQMYINYNIIIRPSLIKLKIKFLESSLGERCLLAFHSHYIQSILYHIEAIYAKVAYALKYLVAKSKDTYESAMEFKDSDTYQKIQFKKKFLVDYMQYLPDFSKSETTSQSTTINVEPTNIPTSEKFNNLLKTTIESASKDFNLEIDQLNERFINKLHNEFQPALQQLSRDLTSGYDNLEKMIDNVNRFKSADHESHVSREIYRSAHRIKGEEVDAQIEEIKSKVDKFVESYLDEVLRVRVGILETLEEFADSTLNAYANEIIANGDDWEEWKKYKAIKKELVDFRDKLIIEKPNESFNKALNALKHEIYVLHNEAGSYLAILRAKANVEFQQREAEERENERKAKEEQRIVTPEQMGKKQEDIEGKADEGTKMEKEELRKQDKTKAQAALKKRAKEKEAARKADKARKAKLEYYNKKQEQEKDQHVEMAIDTSKFSKSIVRGDADKHTTSIVEIVDEARAAPSFEKDETKVIIS; encoded by the coding sequence ATGAATATCTTTTGCGTTTTTCGTTCCCTGCTTATCCTATTCACAGGGATGTTTGTGTTGAAACACATTCATCGCTCTTGTCCTGTCTCTGAAGAGTTCACAGGCAAATTCACCACGGACCCAGTCTGTTACTCAGCGCATCAAATTCACCACTTTTCGGAGCCTGTATTACTTTTTGTCTATAAAAATTATGAAAGTTCCCCAATAAaagctgttgttgatgattcttTGGTGAAATTATCGCCTTACACGATTCCTGCAAGAAACACCTGGAATAAAGTTCATGAAGACCTTGCAGAGTTCCGTCAAACCCATGAAGGATACATTGTGGAGCAGACATATGAAACTGCAAATAAAGTTATCACAGTAACTACtgattttatcaataatgTTGTTATTCCTCACTCTGCTAAAGTTGTGCATTCAATTTATCAATCCTCAAAAATAATTTTAAGACAAATCCAACTCCAAATGTATATTAATTATAACATTATTATTAGACCTAGTTTGATtaaattgaagataaagtTCTTAGAATCAAGCTTAGGTGAGAGATGTTTATTGGCCTTCCATTCCCACTATATTCAATCTATTCTATATCATATAGAGGCGATTTATGCCAAAGTGGCATATGCTCTAAAATATCTTGTAGCAAAATCCAAAGACACATATGAGTCCGCAATGGAGTTTAAGGATTCTGACACCTACCAAAAAATTCAgttcaaaaagaaattcttAGTTGATTACATGCAATATTTGCctgatttctccaaatccGAAACAACATCACAATCAACTACTATTAATGTCGAACCAACAAATATCCCAAccagtgaaaaatttaataATTTACTGAAAACTACAATTGAGAGCGCATCTAAGGATTTTAATTTAGAGATTGATCAATTGAATGAGAGATTTATTAACAAGTTACATAATGAGTTCCAACCAGCCTTGCAACAATTGTCCAGAGATTTAACATCAGGGTATGATAATCTAGAAAAAATGATTGATAATGTCAATAGATTCAAGTCTGCTGACCATGAATCTCATGtttcaagagaaatttATAGGTCCGCACACCGTATTAAAGGcgaagaagttgatgctcaaatagaagaaattaaatCTAAAGTTGATAAGTTTGTTGAATCATACCTTGACGAAGTATTAAGAGTTAGAGTGGGTATTCTTGAAACATTGGAAGAATTCGCAGATTCAACCTTAAATGCGTACGCTAATGAAATCATTGCCAATGGTGATGATTGGGAAGAATGGAAAAAGTATAAAGCAATTAAGAAAGAACTGGTTGATTTCAGAGATAAACTTATTATTGAGAAGCCAAATGAATCTTTTAATAAAGCTCTTAATGCGTTGAAACACGAGATTTACGTTTTACACAACGAAGCTGGCAGCTACTTAGCTATCCTTAGAGCCAAAgcaaatgttgaatttcaacaacGTGAAGCcgaagagagagaaaatgaaaggAAAGCTAAAGAAGAGCAGAGAATAGTTACACCTGAGcaaatgggaaaaaaacaggaaGACATAGAGGGAAAAGCTGATGAAGGaacaaaaatggaaaaggaagaacTGAGAAAGCAGGATAAAACTAAGGCACAGGCTGCTCTGAAGAAAAGAgcaaaggagaaagaagcTGCAAGAAAAGCAGATAAGGCAAGAAAAGCTAAGTTGGAATATTATaacaagaaacaagagCAAGAAAAGGATCAACACGTTGAGATGGCAATTGATACGTCtaaattttccaaatctatCGTACGCGGAGATGCTGACAAGCACACAACAAGCATTGTGGAAATTGTTGACGAGGCAAGAGCTGCCCCATCTTTCGAGAAAGATGAGACGAAGGTGATCATTAGTTGA
- a CDS encoding uncharacterized protein (PKUD0A02580) translates to MSLFATIKCYLACAVLAWAIYHVSTECPLSSPLPLPHGEKDAMCRHAHSAYVYLKPYTDPWTPYISEGYEVVHSFVEEKWTQLKDRLDNEELLNEKIVKEDDKDSGVTTPAEDVVEPTHDYTGSNVIPQTPEDVQKENDIETTEENEPIPQETVIVENTEQAESEEKKHDLKKDIKILAEEVIVDEAVVAAEAVVNGL, encoded by the coding sequence ATGTCCCTCTTTGCCACCATTAAATGCTACTTGGCCTGTGCTGTCCTCGCATGGGCAATCTATCATGTTTCCACCGAATGCCCGCTTTCCAGCCCATTGCCATTGCCACATGGTGAAAAAGATGCAATGTGCCGTCACGCTCATTCCGCCTATGTTTACTTGAAGCCATACACAGATCCATGGACTCCATATATCAGTGAAGGCTATGAAGTTGTCCATTCTTTTGTTGAGGAAAAATGGACCCAATTGAAGGACAGACTAGACAACGAGGAGCTTCTCAACGAAAAGATCGTCAAGGAAGATGACAAGGATTCTGGTGTTACAACCCCTGCAGAAGACGTTGTTGAGCCAACACATGACTACACTGGTTCCAATGTCATTCCACAAACCCCTGAAGATGTCCAGAAGGAAAACGACATTGAGACTACggaagaaaatgaaccAATTCCTCAAGAGACTGtaattgttgaaaacacTGAACAAGCTGAAAGCgaagagaagaaacatGACTTGAAGAAGGACATCAAAATTTTGGCTGAAGAAGTCATTGTTGACGAAGCTGTCGTTGCTGCCGAAGCTGTTGTAAATGGTTTATAA
- a CDS encoding uncharacterized protein (PKUD0A02590; similar to Saccharomyces cerevisiae YCL054W (SPB1); ancestral locus Anc_1.13), which produces MGRVQKKNAKGRLDKYYYLAKEKGYRARSSFKILQINEKYGHFLESSRVVIDLCAAPGSWCQVATQLCPVNSLIIGVDIVPMKPMPNVITFQSDITTEDCRSRLAGYMKSWKADTVMHDGAPNVGLNWVQDAYTQSQLTLQALKLAVEHLNVGGTFVTKVFRSKDYNNLMWVFNQLFEKVEATKPPASRNVSAEIFVVCKNFKAPKKLDPRFLDPKHVFEEVEDDKSQNMEAKVFNPEIKRRQRQGYEEGDYTLFHPMPLMEWVKLEDEVINTLGRVSRFDIDTEDPEWKILKKMKQTTKEFFECCKDLKVLGKKDFKMLLKWRKHARNELGIIDPNDEKKRQKEGLVEVEELDEDEKIDKELNEIKEKLRLKNKREKRRSNLQKQKEIQRMQMNMLTDMQIGIDAANIGSESLFNLKTAEKTGEIDQLAKGKKTIIFNNSTGDDTNMFIDDSNGKPQHGRELMDRDNADTLEDELNSMYDSYKERKKMRDAKLAAKEARGGDDDAWEGIKENEDELESSDDGEEVDDSDSELDTDDDEAISNLVATIERKKKNSLSSKASSFFSDSIFQDVDLNIASSGKGETKILKEKTRVRRPRAEESEMVMNTENEGGEEADSDEDEKSSDSDDGFEIVPNEYHDIENADDIDTDSEDEMAERARESHKADIDIATAQAMTMAHELALGRKTKKDLVNDGFNKYSFRDKEGLPDWFIEEEDTHSKINRPITKEAALAIKEKMKQLNARPIKKVLEAQGRKKMRAIKRLEKLKKKSDGIMDDEGKSEADKAAEIQALMGKMTKKQKTKPKVTLVVATGANKRMAGRPKGVKGKYKMVDGVLKNEMRALRRIAKKNKKKGKK; this is translated from the coding sequence ATGGGTAGAGTGCAGAAGAAAAACGCAAAAGGTCGTCTAGATAAGTACTATTATCTTGCTAAGGAGAAAGGTTATCGTGCACGTTCGTCTTTCAAGATTTTGCAGATAAATGAGAAGTATGGCCACTTTTTAGAATCTTCCAGAGTCGTCATTGATTTGTGTGCAGCACCGGGTTCTTGGTGTCAGGTTGCAACACAATTATGTCCTgtgaattcattgattatTGGTGTCGATATAGTTCCAATGAAACCAATGCCAAATGTAATAACCTTCCAATCAGATATCACAACTGAAGATTGTCGTTCTAGATTGGCCGGATATATGAAATCCTGGAAGGCAGACACGGTTATGCATGATGGTGCACCTAATGTTGGTTTGAATTGGGTCCAGGACGCATATACCCAGTCGCAGTTAACCTTGCAGGCATTAAAGTTGGCTGTTGAACATTTAAATGTTGGTGGTACCTTTGTTACCAAAGTTTTCAGATCTAAAGATTATAATAATTTAATGTGGGTCTTCAAccaattgtttgaaaaagttgaGGCAACGAAACCTCCAGCCTCCAGAAATGTGTCTGCTGAAATTTTCGTTGTCTGtaaaaatttcaaagcCCCAAAGAAACTCGATCCAAGATTTCTCGATCCAAAGCACGTTTTCGAAGAAGTTGAGGACGATAAGTCTCAGAATATGGAAGCAAAAGTTTTCAACcctgaaatcaaaagaagaCAGAGACAGGGTTACGAGGAAGGTGATTATACTTTATTCCACCCAATGCCACTGATGGAATGGGTTAaacttgaagatgaagttaTTAATACGCTAGGTAGAGTTTCAAGGTTTGACATTGATACGGAAGATCCAGAGTggaagattttgaagaaaatgaaacaaaCCACAAAGGAATTTTTTGAATGCTGTAAAGATTTGAAGGTTTTAGGTAAGAAGGATTTTAAAATGTTAttaaaatggagaaaacaCGCAAGGAATGAATTGGGTATTATCgatccaaatgatgaaaaaaagcGACAAAAGGAAGGATtagttgaagttgaggaattggatgaagatgagaaaATCGACAAGGAGTTGAACGAgatcaaggaaaaattaagattgaagaacaaaagagagaagCGTAGGTCCAACTTGCAGAAACAGAAGGAAATCCAACGGATGCAGATGAATATGCTAACGGACATGCAAATTGGTATTGATGCAGCCAATATTGGATCCGAGTCTTTattcaacttgaaaaccGCTGAGAAAACCGGTGAAATCGATCAATTGGCCAAGGGTAAGAAGACCataattttcaataattctACGGGTGATGACACCAATAtgtttattgatgatagCAATGGAAAACCGCAGCATGGCCGTGAGTTAATGGATAGAGACAACGCGGACACTTTGGAGGATGAACTCAATAGTATGTATGACTCTtataaagaaagaaaaaaaatgagagaTGCAAAGTTGGCAGCCAAGGAAGCACGTGGTGGTGATGACGATGCATGGGAAGGtatcaaggaaaatgaagacGAACTGGAATCAAGTGATGATGGTGAGGAAGTTGACGATTCTGATTCTGAGTTAGATACCGATGATGACGAAGCAATTAGCAATTTGGTTGCGACGAttgaaaggaaaaagaaaaattctCTATCTTCCAAAGCAAGTAGTTTCTTCAGTGATTCCATCTTCCAGGACGTCGATTTGAACATTGCTTCTAGCGGAAAGGGTGAAACCAAAAtcttgaaggaaaaaaccCGTGTGAGAAGGCCGAGAGCTGAAGAAAGTGAAATGGTCATGAATACCGAAAATGAAGGAGGCGAAGAAGCCGACAgcgatgaagatgagaaaTCATCTGATTCTGATGACGGGTTTGAAATTGTTCCTAATGAATATcatgatattgaaaatgcgGATGATATTGACACTGATTCCGAGGATGAAATGGCTGAACGTGCCCGTGAATCTCACAAGGCTGACATTGATATTGCTACAGCACAAGCCATGACTATGGCACATGAATTAGCACTTGGACGTAAAACAAAGAAGGATTTGGTCAATGACGGTTTTAATAAATACTCATTCAGAGATAAAGAAGGATTGCCGGATTGGTTtattgaggaagaagataCACATTCCAAGATCAACCGTCCAATTACCAAGGAAGCTGCATTGGCAATtaaggagaaaatgaagCAATTGAATGCTAGACCTATCAAGAAAGTCCTTGAAGCACAGGGACGTAAGAAGATGCGTGCAATCAAGAGACTAGAGAAgctaaagaagaagagtgATGGAATCATGGACGATGAAGGTAAGAGTGAAGCAGACAAGGCAGCGGAGATTCAAGCATTAATGGGTAAGATGaccaagaaacaaaagacaAAACCTAAGGTTACCCTAGTTGTTGCTACGGGTGCCAACAAGAGGATGGCTGGACGTCCAAAGGGTGTCAAGGGTAAGTACAAGATGGTTGACGGTgtcttgaaaaatgaaatgaGGGCGTTACGTAGGATTGcgaagaagaacaagaagaagggaAAGAAATAG
- a CDS encoding uncharacterized protein (PKUD0A02600; similar to Saccharomyces cerevisiae YIL114C (POR2) and YNL055C (POR1); ancestral locus Anc_2.254) translates to MAPIAFSDIAKPSNDIVSKDFFHQAPFSVDVKTTAPNGVQFTTKAKSTGDNVAASLESKYSDKSTGLALTQGWDTKNVLSTKLELADAITPGLKTELVSALVPGVSKSVKFNTYFATDSINARAFVDLLKGPVFNADLTFGQDGLTTGGALTYDVKSAKLSSYTAAIGYKASAYAVALVASNNLSVFTAGYYHRVCPQLEVGTKATYDSKSTASGNPVAVELASKYQLDPTAFVKAKIADSGLVSLAYQQDLNKGVKLGFGTAFDALKFGEAAHKLGVSLSFSA, encoded by the coding sequence ATGGCTCCAATTGCATTCTCCGACATCGCTAAACCATCCAACGACATTGTCTCTAAGGACTTCTTCCACCAAGCACCTTTCTCTGTTGACGTCAAAACCACTGCTCCAAATGGTGTTCAATTCACCACTAAGGCAAAATCCACTGGTGACAATGTCGCAGCTTCTCTTGAATCCAAGTACTCTGACAAGTCTACCGGTTTGGCTCTCACCCAAGGTTGGGACACCAAGAATGTCCTTTCCACCAAACTTGAATTGGCAGATGCAATCACCCCAGGTCTCAAGACCGAGTTGGTCTCTGCCTTAGTTCCAGGTGTTTCCAAGTCTGTCAAGTTCAACACATACTTTGCAACTGATTCCATCAATGCAAGAgcatttgttgatttacTCAAAGGCCCTGTTTTCAATGCAGATTTGACCTTTGGTCAAGATGGTTTAACCACCGGTGGTGCCCTAACCTATGACGTTAAGTCTGCTAAGTTGTCCAGTTACACTGCAGCTATTGGATACAAGGCTTCTGCTTATGCCGTTGCTCTTGTTGCTTCCAACAACTTATCTGTTTTCACTGCTGGTTACTACCACAGAGTTTGCCCTCAATTAGAAGTTGGTACAAAGGCAACCTATGATTCCAAGTCAACCGCTTCCGGTAACCCAGTCGCTGTTGAATTGGCTTCCAAGTACCAACTTGACCCTACCGCATTTGTCAAGGCAAAGATTGCAGACTCTGGTTTAGTCTCCCTTGCTTACCAACAAGACTTGAACAAGGGTGTCAAGTTAGGTTTCGGTACCGCTTTCGACGCACTCAAGTTTGGTGAAGCTGCTCACAAGCTAGGTGTTTCTTTGTCCTTCTCTGCTTAA
- a CDS encoding uncharacterized protein (PKUD0A02610; Pfam Domains: PIG-X(6.8e-09)) yields MTIRRSFLLVSPKTSPEEVLGSLEVSNSSVSIDGSSTSNVLNQHLIRYSPQEVDTRTEKRDFTLTFSQGNGDIPWIPNGLVLFSREKYPVPVLSTSPIFVNNRWYWYKPIEETSLQDINTLLNWLNFETLESLPVGIELFVNEDADLYIYQNKSTIEGINSKEKHEFALVTEMDSGEVEVDRFVQGINGQSIDSIHPTMFVFSPFATSSGNVKVTIDQHSNAALHPIMEFQIQQFDKWDMKPSDLAISDSSECRLKIDLWIVKDFIIDKYEIQRLIDRGQSCISSFQVNEMDLELPNYKVDEWGSWGNFQIDPQCLASKNGSWSIPTHLRYTFPQEHMYWLLPPSVQVYWECPVNSETSVSISQSFFTDANRGFNHSQRRYYYNITEDINIYMPTIPKSATSSIDFMTALVVGVASLIILIRCLSFSRV; encoded by the coding sequence ATGACGATACGCCGCTCCTTTCTACTTGTATCTCCTAAGACATCTCCAGAAGAGGTTTTAGGATCTTTGGAAGTTTCAAATTCGTCTGTCTCCATTGATGGAAGTAGCActtcaaatgttttgaaCCAACATTTAATCCGTTATTCTCCGCAAGAAGTAGATACAAGAACAGAAAAGAGAGACTTTACTTTAACTTTCTCTCAAGGAAATGGCGATATACCATGGATTCCTAATGGACTGGTTCTTTTTAGTCGGGAGAAGTATCCAGTTCCAGTGTTATCCACTAGTCCTATTTTTGTAAATAACCGCTGGTATTGGTATAAAccaattgaagaaacatcTTTACAGGATATCAACACATTGTTGAACTGGCTAAACTTCGAGACTCTGGAATCTCTACCTGTGGGAATTGAGCTGTTTGTAAATGAAGATGCCGACTTATATATCTACCAAAACAAGAGCACAATTGAGGGTATCAATTCAAAGGAGAAACATGAATTTGCCCTTGTCACTGAAATGGACTCAGGTGAGGTGGAAGTCGATCGCTTTGTTCAAGGTATTAATGGCCAGTCAATTGACTCAATTCATCCGACTATGTTTGTATTCTCACCGTTTGCTACATCTTCCGGTAATGTCAAGGTCACCATTGATCAACACTCAAATGCCGCATTGCATCCTATAATGGAGTTCcagattcaacaatttgatAAGTGGGATATGAAACCAAGCGATTTGGCCATATCTGATTCTTCGGAATGCAGACTCAAAATAGACCTTTGGATTGTTAAGGACTTTATCATTGATAAATACGAAATTCAAAGGTTGATCGACAGAGGCCAATCGTGTATTTCTAGTTTCCAGGTAAATGAAATGGATCTTGAATTACCTAATTACAAAGTTGACGAATGGGGGAGCTGGggcaattttcaaatagaCCCACAATGTTTAGCTTCAAAAAATGGTTCATGGTCTATTCCTACACATTTAAGGTATACTTTTCCACAGGAACACATGTATTGGCTACTACCTCCATCTGTTCAGGTCTATTGGGAATGCCCGGTCAATTCTGAAACTTCTGTGTCAATATCGCAATCTTTCTTTACTGACGCAAATCGTGGATTCAATCATTCTCAAAGGAGATACTATTATAACATTACGGAAGACATCAATATCTACATGCCCACAATTCCCAAATCAGCCACCTCTTCTATTGACTTTATGACTGCGCTTGTAGTAGGTGTTGCTTCTTTGATTATTCTTATTCGTTGTCTTTCGTTTTCCAGGGTTTAA
- a CDS encoding uncharacterized protein (PKUD0A02620), whose translation MKSSNASVHFQASFQQMYIPRTDSVDGVEDIQGRLERNVTRKIKRSVNPVANLAKLEVQQQYYQRQQKRYKQKQSHQYQQQQYINQHQQYQQYQQYQQYQQYQNYQYQQYPQYPQQYPGEYEPQYKQYNAPLLVPATSSTTLSTKAPSPAPASDQTPASGPPLQAQQQQMRSYRQFQPQHQYQSKQEIQYPQHQQYIQNKQYNRSSQIYSHYPMKSSNLNLPERSNKRPIYTSCSEIETVNGSVGTITSANSNTSYRRQGNGGNSTPVTTPSDATANGVSTASPEVTKVTPTITSSSTKALNPVSVSRAMPTQPSTNNARTTTTTTTTIAAVPPTAAPTASARVTAAAVPNMPPPASSKSEPKKGFFRKIFGRSKSIKLTRSNSTSSLSSISSASSKISRKFSFLRREKDVSVVRPTEDMIDVRTPIIVESLEDSARNRT comes from the coding sequence atgaaatccTCTAATGCGTCCGTCCATTTTCAAGCATCATTTCAGCAGATGTATATTCCTCGCACAGATTCTGTTGACGGAGTCGAAGATATTCAGGGGAGATTAGAGAGAAATGTGACCAGAAAGATTAAAAGGAGTGTTAATCCTGTTGCTAATTTAGCTAAATTAGaagttcaacaacaatactACCAAAGACAACAAAAGAGATATAAGCAGAAACAGTCACATCAGTACCAACAGCAGCAGTATATTAACCAGCATCAGCAATATCAACAGTATCAACagtatcaacaatatcagCAATACCAAAACTATCAATACCAACAATATCCGCAATATCCGCAGCAATACCCAGGAGAGTATGAACCACAGTATAAACAATACAACGCACCGTTACTAGTTCCAGCTACGTCATCTACCACGTTGTCTACCAAAGCCCCATCCCCAGCCCCAGCCTCAGATCAAACCCCAGCCTCAGGACCACCCCTTCAGGcacaacaacagcaaatGCGTTCATACCGCCAATTTCAACCTCAACATCAATATCAGTCTAAGCAAGAGATACAATACCCACAACACCAGcaatatattcaaaataagCAATATAATAGATCAAGTCAAATTTATTCTCATTATCCGATGAAGTCGTCTAATTTGAATTTACCTGAAAGGTCTAACAAGAGACCAATTTATACATCGTGCagtgaaattgaaactgtTAATGGATCTGTTGGTACCATTACTTCAGCAAATAGTAATACTAGTTATAGAAGACAAGGAAATGGAGGCAATAGTACCCCTGTAACAACACCGAGCGATGCAACCGCTAATGGTGTGTCTACAGCATCTCCAGAGGTGACCAAGGTGACACCAACAATAACATCTTCGTCAACCAAGGCACTGAACCCAGTTTCGGTTTCAAGAGCAATGCCAACGCAACCGTCTACCAACAACGCTCgaacaactacaacaacaacaacaacaatagcAGCAGTACCACCAACTGCAGCCCCAACAGCATCAGCAAGAGTGACAGCGGCAGCAGTACCAAACATGCCTCCGCCTGCTAGCAGCAAATCGGAGCCGAAGAAGGGTTTTTTCAGAAAAATCTTTGGTCGTAGTAAATCGATCAAGCTAACACGGTCAAATTCTACttcatcactttcttcCATCAGTTCTGCATCATCTAAGATATCTAGgaaattttcatttctaaGGCGTGAGAAAGACGTTTCTGTTGTTAGGCCAACTGAGGATATGATTGACGTTAGAACGCCAATAATTGTCGAGAGCCTTGAAGATAGTGCGAGGAATCGCACATGA
- a CDS encoding uncharacterized protein (PKUD0A02630; Pfam Domains: Transthyretin(3.5e-37)), producing the protein MLSCHILDTTTGRPAAGVQCELRMDSQVLESGTTDSDGRIKWRTVVPQGTYSIRFFTKEYFQTTQRSTFFPWVDIVFTVEKGEKYHVPLLLSNYGYSTYRGS; encoded by the coding sequence ATGCTCTCCTGCCATATTCTAGATACAACAACCGGTCGCCCAGCAGCCGGCGTTCAATGTGAACTCCGTATGGACTCTCAGGTCCTTGAATCGGGTACTACTGACAGCGATGGACGTATCAAGTGGAGAACTGTGGTCCCACAGGGTACCTACAGTATCCGTTTTTTCACCAAGGAATATTTCCAGACGACACAAAGGTCGACATTCTTCCCCTGGGTGGATATTGTGTTTACTGTTGAAAAGGGCGAGAAATACCACGTACCATTATTACTCAGTAACTATGGCTACTCAACTTATAGAGGTAGTTGA